One segment of Massilia sp. Se16.2.3 DNA contains the following:
- a CDS encoding YbdK family carboxylate-amine ligase, with protein sequence MPLEAFAPSTPLTFGVELELQLVSLSDFNLTAASPDLLHLLARKPFPGNVTPEITESMIEINSSVHSSYAPLLAELQQIRDTLVTAGDTLNIGIAGGGTHPFQHWSEQKIFAKPRFEHLSSLYGYLAKQFTVFGQHVHIGCGNGDNAMYLLHALNRYIPHFIALSSSSPFVQGHDSLFDSARLNSVFAFPMSGRAPFTLSWSEFESAYYAKMERTGIVKSMKDFYWDLRPKPEYGTIELRVCDTPLTVERAAALAAYLQALCRDLLERREAAPGEDAPVEDDYLVYNYNRFQACRFGLDGLITHPKSYENVSIREDILATLERMEPHAEALGSLDALRHLAMAASDGSDATLLRRQYELQGSVEGMVHAAINWFRGERRFRRR encoded by the coding sequence ATGCCGCTTGAAGCCTTTGCCCCGTCCACCCCGCTGACCTTCGGCGTCGAGCTCGAGCTGCAGCTGGTCAGCCTGTCCGACTTCAACCTGACGGCCGCCAGCCCGGACCTGCTGCACCTGCTGGCGCGCAAGCCCTTCCCTGGCAATGTCACGCCCGAGATCACCGAGAGCATGATCGAGATTAATTCGAGCGTGCACTCAAGCTATGCGCCGCTCCTGGCCGAGCTGCAGCAGATCCGCGACACCCTGGTGACGGCGGGCGACACCCTGAACATCGGCATCGCCGGCGGCGGGACGCACCCCTTCCAGCACTGGTCGGAACAGAAGATCTTCGCCAAGCCGCGCTTCGAGCACCTGTCTTCGCTCTACGGCTACCTGGCCAAGCAGTTCACCGTGTTCGGCCAGCACGTACACATCGGCTGCGGCAATGGCGACAACGCCATGTACCTGCTGCACGCGCTGAACCGCTACATTCCGCATTTCATCGCCCTGTCGAGCTCCTCGCCCTTCGTGCAGGGCCACGACAGCCTGTTCGATTCGGCGCGCCTGAATTCCGTGTTCGCCTTCCCGATGAGCGGCCGCGCGCCCTTCACGCTCAGCTGGAGCGAATTCGAGAGCGCGTATTACGCGAAGATGGAGCGCACCGGCATCGTCAAGAGCATGAAGGATTTTTACTGGGATCTGCGGCCCAAGCCCGAATACGGCACGATCGAACTGCGCGTGTGCGATACGCCGCTGACGGTCGAGCGCGCCGCGGCGCTGGCGGCCTACCTGCAGGCGCTGTGCCGCGATTTGCTGGAGCGGCGCGAGGCAGCGCCCGGCGAGGACGCGCCTGTGGAAGACGATTACCTGGTCTACAACTACAACCGCTTCCAGGCCTGCCGTTTCGGGCTGGACGGATTGATCACGCACCCGAAAAGCTACGAGAACGTCTCGATCCGCGAAGACATCCTGGCGACGCTGGAGCGCATGGAGCCGCACGCTGAAGCGCTCGGCAGCCTGGACGCGCTGCGGCACCTGGCCATGGCGGCGAGCGACGGCAGCGACGCCACCCTGCTGCGCCGGCAGTACGAGCTGCAGGGGAGCGTGGAGGGGATGGTGCATGCGGCGATCAACTGGTTCCGTGGGGAGCGGAGGTTCAGGCGGCGGTAG
- a CDS encoding DNA topoisomerase IV subunit B encodes MATKKPAPDYSESSIRVLKGLEPVKQRPGMYTRTENPLHIIQEVIDNASDEALGGYCKNIGVTLNVDGSITVEDDGRGIPVGLHPEEGVSTVEIVFTRLHAGGKFDKGSGGAYAFSGGLHGVGVSVTNALSKRLEITVWRKHEDNGVHRLVFADGDVIEPLTSAPFERGGKKNGTRVTAWPDGKYFDSPNIPMGDLQRLLRSKAVLLPGVTVTLTNAKTGDVQTWRYDEGLRGYLTEAMAQSSSGQTVIPLFEGEGYAAAGDESFAEGEGAAWVVAWNEEGGVVRESYVNLIPTPSGGSHESGLRDGLFGAVKGFVELHGLLPKGVKLLPEDVFARVSFVLSAKVLDPQFQGQTKERLNSRDAVKLVSTFTKPPLELWLNQHVEYGKKLADLVIKQAQSRMRSLQKVEKKKSSGVAVLPGKLTDCESTDLTRNELFLVEGDSAGGSAKMGRDKEYQAILPLRGKVLNTWETDRDRLFANNEIHDISVAIGVDPHSHGDSPDLSGLRYGKICILSDADVDGSHIQVLLLTLFFKHFPALFRHGHICVARPPLYRVDVPARGKKPLQKLYALDDGELLAIEDKLKKDGLKEGSWSISRFKGLGEMNAEQLWETTMNPDTRRLLPVALNGFDHGESSARFNMLMGKGEAAARRAWIEEHGNETEADI; translated from the coding sequence ATGGCAACCAAGAAACCCGCACCCGACTACAGCGAATCATCCATCCGCGTCCTCAAGGGACTCGAGCCCGTGAAGCAGCGCCCGGGCATGTACACCCGGACCGAGAACCCGCTGCACATCATCCAGGAAGTGATCGACAACGCCTCCGACGAGGCGCTCGGCGGCTACTGCAAGAACATCGGCGTGACCCTCAATGTCGACGGTTCCATCACCGTCGAGGACGATGGCCGCGGCATTCCGGTCGGCCTGCACCCCGAAGAAGGCGTCTCCACGGTCGAGATCGTCTTCACGCGCCTGCACGCCGGCGGCAAGTTCGACAAGGGCTCGGGCGGCGCCTATGCCTTCTCGGGCGGCCTGCACGGCGTCGGCGTCTCGGTCACCAATGCGCTGTCGAAGCGCCTGGAAATCACCGTCTGGCGCAAGCACGAAGACAACGGCGTGCACCGCCTGGTCTTCGCCGATGGCGACGTGATCGAACCATTGACCTCCGCACCGTTCGAACGCGGCGGCAAGAAGAACGGCACCCGCGTCACCGCCTGGCCCGACGGCAAATATTTCGATTCGCCGAACATCCCGATGGGCGACCTGCAGCGCCTGCTGCGCTCGAAAGCCGTGCTGCTGCCGGGCGTCACCGTCACGCTGACGAACGCGAAAACCGGCGACGTCCAGACCTGGCGCTACGACGAAGGCCTGCGCGGCTACCTCACCGAAGCGATGGCGCAATCCTCGAGCGGCCAGACCGTGATCCCGCTGTTCGAGGGCGAAGGTTATGCGGCGGCTGGCGACGAAAGCTTTGCCGAAGGCGAAGGCGCGGCCTGGGTCGTGGCCTGGAACGAGGAAGGCGGCGTCGTGCGCGAGTCCTACGTCAACCTGATCCCGACGCCCAGCGGCGGCTCGCACGAGTCCGGCCTGCGCGACGGCTTGTTTGGCGCCGTGAAGGGCTTTGTCGAACTGCATGGCCTGCTGCCGAAAGGCGTCAAGCTGCTGCCGGAAGACGTGTTCGCACGCGTCTCCTTCGTGCTGTCGGCGAAGGTGCTGGATCCGCAGTTCCAGGGCCAGACCAAGGAACGCCTGAATTCGCGCGACGCCGTGAAACTGGTCTCGACGTTCACGAAACCGCCGCTCGAACTGTGGCTGAACCAGCACGTCGAATACGGCAAGAAACTGGCCGACCTCGTCATCAAGCAGGCGCAGTCGCGCATGCGTTCGCTGCAAAAGGTCGAGAAGAAGAAGTCCTCGGGCGTGGCGGTGTTGCCGGGTAAACTCACCGATTGCGAATCGACCGACCTCACCCGCAACGAACTGTTCCTGGTCGAGGGCGACTCGGCGGGCGGTTCCGCAAAGATGGGCCGCGACAAGGAATACCAGGCGATCCTGCCGCTGCGCGGCAAGGTCCTGAACACCTGGGAAACCGACCGCGACCGCCTGTTCGCCAACAACGAAATCCACGACATTTCGGTGGCGATCGGTGTCGACCCGCACTCGCACGGCGATTCGCCGGATTTGTCCGGTCTGCGCTACGGCAAGATCTGCATCCTGTCGGACGCCGACGTCGACGGCTCCCATATTCAGGTGCTGCTGCTCACTTTGTTCTTTAAACATTTCCCTGCCCTGTTCCGCCACGGCCACATCTGCGTGGCGCGTCCGCCGCTGTACCGCGTCGACGTGCCGGCACGCGGCAAGAAGCCGCTGCAGAAGCTGTATGCCCTGGACGACGGCGAATTGCTGGCGATCGAGGACAAGCTCAAAAAGGATGGCCTGAAGGAAGGCAGCTGGAGCATTTCCCGTTTCAAGGGCCTGGGCGAGATGAATGCCGAACAGCTCTGGGAAACGACCATGAACCCGGACACGCGCCGCCTGCTGCCGGTGGCCCTGAACGGTTTCGACCACGGCGAATCGAGCGCGCGCTTCAACATGTTGATGGGCAAAGGCGAAGCCGCCGCCCGCCGCGCGTGGATCGAGGAACACGGGAACGAGACGGAAGCGGATATTTGA
- a CDS encoding cation:proton antiporter produces MLELLPILTSLAWPFAIAIAWIAGEFGQRFTGLPRISFYGLVGFLLAGPQLGILPPPDAGSVPFLADVAFGLILFELGYRINLLWLRNNPWIGISGLVESLLTFIVVYLLALAFGTPQLTSLMLAALAMATSPATVVRVINEGRSSGQVTERVLHLTAQNCVLAVFAFNVVVAFWIFRTYEDLGDAIWNSFVLLAVSLLTGAVFGLTVPALLRALRNPNQDATVAFALAVFLLVAITHAAGLSPVVATLAFGLVARHRRVAFSQAQRGFGALGDLLTVLLFVFAASTLDWRQVAAGSLLALVLVLARLVTKTLGVTAFAHLSGISWRKGALAGVALAPLSVFVILLLEHARQAGVHVVEELRSIAAVTMLLEVFGPIIIQRALVWAHEAPEGQHAA; encoded by the coding sequence ATGCTTGAATTGCTGCCGATCCTGACCAGCCTGGCATGGCCGTTCGCCATTGCGATCGCCTGGATCGCCGGGGAATTCGGCCAGCGCTTCACAGGCTTGCCGCGCATCAGTTTCTACGGCCTTGTCGGCTTCCTGCTCGCCGGCCCCCAGCTGGGCATACTGCCGCCACCGGATGCCGGCAGCGTGCCCTTCCTTGCCGACGTCGCCTTCGGCCTGATCCTGTTCGAGCTCGGCTACCGCATCAACCTGCTCTGGCTGCGCAACAATCCCTGGATCGGCATCAGCGGCCTGGTCGAGTCGCTGCTGACCTTTATCGTCGTCTACCTGCTGGCCCTTGCCTTCGGCACGCCGCAGCTCACCAGCCTGATGCTGGCGGCCCTGGCGATGGCCACCTCGCCTGCCACCGTGGTGCGCGTGATCAACGAGGGGCGCAGCTCGGGCCAGGTGACCGAGCGCGTGCTGCACCTGACGGCGCAGAACTGCGTGCTGGCCGTGTTCGCCTTCAACGTCGTGGTCGCCTTCTGGATCTTCCGCACCTACGAAGACCTGGGCGACGCCATCTGGAACAGCTTCGTGCTGCTGGCGGTGTCGCTGCTGACCGGCGCCGTGTTCGGCCTGACCGTACCGGCGCTGCTGCGCGCGCTCAGGAATCCAAACCAGGATGCCACCGTCGCCTTTGCCCTGGCCGTGTTCCTGCTGGTGGCGATCACCCACGCGGCCGGTCTGTCGCCGGTGGTCGCCACCCTTGCCTTCGGCCTGGTGGCACGGCACCGGCGCGTCGCCTTCAGCCAGGCCCAACGGGGCTTCGGCGCACTCGGCGACCTGCTCACGGTGCTGCTGTTCGTGTTTGCCGCCTCCACCCTCGACTGGCGCCAGGTCGCGGCCGGCAGCCTGCTGGCGCTGGTGCTGGTGCTGGCGCGGCTGGTCACCAAGACACTGGGCGTGACCGCATTTGCCCACCTGTCAGGTATCTCGTGGCGCAAGGGAGCGCTGGCCGGGGTCGCGCTGGCGCCCCTGTCCGTGTTCGTCATCCTGCTGCTGGAACACGCGCGCCAGGCCGGCGTGCACGTGGTCGAGGAATTGCGCTCGATCGCGGCGGTGACGATGCTGCTCGAGGTGTTCGGTCCGATCATCATCCAGCGCGCCCTGGTGTGGGCGCACGAAGCACCGGAGGGCCAGCATGCCGCTTGA
- the parC gene encoding DNA topoisomerase IV subunit A: MTTQANLFEQAAEPADDIETLTLSTFAERAYLDYAVSVVKGRALPDVADGQKPVQRRILYAMNELGLGPTAKPRKSAAVVGDVLGKLHPHGDQSVYDALVRMAQDFSLRYPLIDGQGNFGSRDGDGAAAMRYTEARLTPISRLLLDEIDMGTVDFQPNYDGSTNEPRTLPARLPMVLLNGASGIAVGMATEIPSHNLREVAEAAVAMIRNPKIANAELITLMPGPDFPGGGQIITPASTIADMYASGRGSLKVRARWKIEELARGQWQAVVTELPPGTSAARVQQEIEELTNPKVKLGKKTLTPEQIALKQTILNALDTMRDESGREAAVRLVFEPKSKNLDQNEFMLLLLAHTSLETSTPINLVMIGGDGRPRQKGLAEIIQEWIDYRFTTVRRRTEFRLDKVNDRIHILEGREIVLLNIDKVIAIIRNADEPKAALMEEFRLSAIQAEDILEIRLRQLARLEAIKIEQELSQLRGEKEKLEDILANPSTMKRTIIREIEADAKQFGDARRTLIEEAQKAVAEQKIIDEPVTVIVSEKGWVRARTGIGHDPAQFTFKAGDSLLSSFECRTVDSLVGIGDNGKTYSVPVAALPGARGDGVPITTLVDLSGGVRILHYFAGSADTRLLLATSNGFGFISKAGDMASRLKGGKSFITLDDGALPLPPRVVLDSAGAIACLSGNGRVLVFGIDEMKVLTNGGRGVTLMELDPKEQLIAAQPISQKGVNVIGTWAGSKPRTVELYASGLEPHFGKRARKGKPLSQKLKATDLAMRSTGE; this comes from the coding sequence ATGACTACCCAAGCAAACCTCTTCGAACAAGCCGCCGAGCCGGCCGACGACATCGAAACGCTGACCCTGTCGACCTTCGCCGAGCGCGCCTATCTCGACTACGCGGTCTCGGTGGTGAAAGGACGCGCCCTGCCGGACGTCGCCGACGGCCAGAAGCCGGTACAGCGCCGCATCCTGTACGCGATGAACGAACTCGGCCTGGGGCCCACTGCGAAACCGCGCAAATCGGCGGCCGTGGTCGGCGATGTGCTCGGCAAACTGCACCCGCACGGCGACCAGTCGGTCTATGACGCCCTCGTGCGCATGGCCCAAGACTTTTCGCTGCGCTACCCGCTGATCGACGGCCAGGGCAACTTCGGCTCGCGCGACGGCGACGGCGCTGCGGCAATGCGCTACACGGAAGCGCGCCTGACGCCGATTTCGCGCCTGCTGCTCGATGAAATCGACATGGGCACGGTCGACTTCCAGCCCAACTACGACGGTTCCACCAACGAGCCGCGCACGCTGCCGGCACGCCTGCCGATGGTGCTGCTCAACGGCGCCTCCGGTATCGCGGTGGGCATGGCGACCGAGATCCCTTCGCACAACCTGCGCGAAGTGGCCGAGGCGGCCGTCGCCATGATCCGCAACCCGAAGATCGCGAACGCCGAACTGATCACCCTGATGCCGGGCCCGGACTTCCCCGGCGGCGGCCAGATCATCACGCCGGCGTCAACGATCGCCGACATGTACGCCAGCGGCCGCGGTTCGCTGAAGGTGCGCGCGCGCTGGAAGATCGAAGAGCTCGCACGTGGCCAATGGCAGGCGGTCGTCACCGAACTGCCGCCGGGCACCTCGGCTGCGCGCGTGCAGCAGGAAATCGAAGAGCTGACGAACCCGAAGGTCAAGCTCGGCAAGAAGACGCTCACGCCGGAACAGATCGCGCTCAAGCAGACCATCCTGAACGCGCTCGACACGATGCGCGACGAGTCCGGCCGCGAAGCCGCCGTGCGCCTGGTGTTCGAGCCGAAGTCGAAGAACCTCGACCAGAACGAATTCATGCTGCTGCTATTGGCACATACCTCGCTCGAGACCTCGACGCCGATCAACCTGGTGATGATCGGCGGCGACGGTCGTCCGCGCCAGAAGGGCCTGGCCGAGATCATCCAGGAATGGATCGACTACCGCTTCACCACCGTCCGCCGCCGCACCGAATTCAGGCTGGACAAGGTCAACGACCGCATCCACATCCTGGAAGGCCGCGAGATCGTCCTTCTGAACATCGACAAGGTGATCGCCATCATCCGCAATGCGGACGAGCCGAAGGCGGCGCTGATGGAGGAGTTCCGCCTGTCCGCGATCCAGGCCGAGGACATCCTGGAAATCCGCCTGCGCCAGCTGGCACGCCTGGAAGCGATCAAGATCGAGCAAGAGCTGTCGCAGCTGCGCGGCGAGAAGGAAAAGCTGGAAGACATCCTGGCCAATCCGTCGACCATGAAGCGCACCATCATCCGCGAGATCGAGGCGGACGCGAAACAGTTCGGCGACGCCCGCCGCACGCTGATCGAAGAAGCGCAAAAGGCCGTGGCCGAGCAGAAGATCATCGACGAACCGGTGACGGTCATCGTGTCGGAAAAAGGCTGGGTACGCGCCCGTACCGGCATTGGCCACGACCCGGCGCAGTTCACCTTCAAGGCCGGCGACTCGCTGCTTTCTTCCTTCGAATGCCGCACGGTCGATTCGCTGGTCGGTATCGGCGACAACGGCAAGACCTATTCGGTGCCGGTGGCCGCCCTGCCGGGTGCGCGCGGCGACGGCGTGCCGATCACGACCCTGGTCGACTTGTCGGGCGGCGTCCGGATCCTGCATTATTTTGCCGGTTCCGCCGACACGCGCCTGCTGCTGGCGACGTCCAATGGCTTCGGTTTCATCTCGAAGGCGGGCGACATGGCCAGCCGCCTGAAGGGCGGTAAATCCTTCATCACGCTCGACGACGGCGCCCTGCCGCTGCCGCCGCGCGTGGTGCTCGACAGTGCTGGCGCGATCGCCTGCCTCTCCGGCAATGGCCGCGTGCTCGTGTTCGGCATCGACGAGATGAAGGTACTGACCAATGGCGGCCGCGGCGTGACGCTGATGGAACTCGATCCGAAGGAGCAGCTGATTGCTGCCCAGCCGATCAGCCAGAAAGGCGTGAACGTCATCGGCACCTGGGCCGGCTCCAAGCCGCGCACGGTGGAGCTGTACGCATCCGGGCTGGAACCGCACTTCGGCAAGCGCGCGCGCAAGGGCAAGCCGCTGTCGCAGAAGCTGAAGGCAACCGACCTGGCGATGCGCTCGACGGGGGAGTGA
- a CDS encoding winged helix-turn-helix domain-containing protein, translating into MKQQLDKLDGDALLAVLAALSNPHRLRIIAALQAGGRNYVSQLARELGMSRPLLHLHLQKLQEAGLVVSQLELSPEGKALNFFEVNPFDLALTPARIAAAAQSLTNNIND; encoded by the coding sequence ATGAAACAACAACTGGACAAACTGGATGGCGATGCCTTGCTGGCCGTGCTGGCGGCCCTGTCCAATCCGCACCGGCTGCGCATCATCGCGGCGCTGCAGGCGGGCGGGCGCAACTACGTGAGCCAGCTGGCGCGCGAACTCGGCATGAGCCGCCCGCTCCTGCACCTGCACCTGCAAAAACTGCAGGAGGCCGGCCTGGTCGTGAGCCAGCTGGAACTCTCGCCCGAGGGCAAAGCCTTGAATTTTTTTGAAGTAAATCCCTTCGACCTCGCATTGACGCCCGCCCGGATCGCCGCGGCTGCCCAATCCCTGACCAACAACATCAACGACTAG
- a CDS encoding DUF4386 domain-containing protein: MPNSRPLPHQMPIQAWARFAGILYLLIIVIGLFGETVIRGTLVVTGDPAATAQHILATPSLWRLGIAAQDLLLICAVGLTFTCYLLLRPVDRNLARLLVCFALVSLAVESISALHLHAVLTPLSDAAYLKAVDPQLLYLTAYQSIVAHAHAFGLALIFFGIECLIAGHLIRKSGFFPKWIGVLMQLAGAGYLINSFSMILSPALQALLFPFILLPALVGESAFCLWLLLKGVDGAAWERRAAAA, encoded by the coding sequence ATGCCGAACTCCCGCCCCCTGCCGCACCAGATGCCGATCCAGGCCTGGGCCCGCTTCGCCGGAATCTTGTACCTGCTCATCATCGTCATCGGCCTGTTCGGTGAAACAGTGATCCGCGGGACGCTTGTCGTGACGGGCGATCCGGCCGCGACGGCGCAGCATATCCTGGCGACGCCGTCGCTCTGGCGCCTGGGCATCGCGGCCCAGGATCTGCTGCTGATCTGCGCCGTCGGGCTCACTTTCACCTGCTACCTGCTGCTGCGCCCGGTCGACAGGAACCTGGCGCGCCTGCTGGTCTGCTTCGCCTTGGTGTCCCTCGCCGTCGAGAGCATCAGCGCGCTGCACCTGCACGCGGTGCTCACGCCCCTGTCCGATGCCGCTTACCTGAAAGCCGTCGACCCGCAACTGCTGTACCTGACGGCCTACCAGTCCATCGTCGCGCACGCCCATGCCTTCGGCCTGGCCCTGATCTTCTTCGGCATCGAATGCCTGATCGCCGGGCACCTGATCCGCAAGTCAGGGTTCTTTCCGAAGTGGATCGGCGTGCTGATGCAGCTCGCGGGGGCAGGCTATCTCATCAACAGCTTCAGCATGATCCTCTCGCCAGCCCTGCAAGCGCTGCTGTTCCCTTTCATCCTGTTGCCCGCACTCGTCGGCGAGAGCGCGTTCTGCCTGTGGCTCCTGCTCAAGGGCGTCGACGGGGCGGCCTGGGAGCGCAGGGCCGCAGCCGCCTGA
- a CDS encoding gamma-glutamyl-gamma-aminobutyrate hydrolase family protein, whose protein sequence is MPGPPLETRPDAPERVPDRRGPNRMPDGPSGSAGHILSSRWRALRDRFSRDFLRSTLRIGVSARIYHPEPGATGLRSKNLQYLEESIAQWVMSRDVLVFMIPTVNANGLLHPSNITLRHYARHLDGLVLQGGADVSPHTYSETPTRPEWNGDRARDVYELELLHEFVEAGKPVLGVCRGCQLINVAFGGSLYQDVATNVPEAMAHVHTDYDAHRHAIEFPPGSSLARMFPRAGRPIVNSIHHQAVKELGRDIRVEAVSHPDGIVEAIRYQRAKFVMGLQWHPEFHRAGGTDLLDCTPVLDEFLRAARETRL, encoded by the coding sequence ATCCCCGGCCCGCCGCTGGAGACCCGTCCCGACGCACCGGAGCGGGTTCCCGACCGCCGCGGCCCGAACCGCATGCCGGACGGACCCTCCGGCTCGGCCGGCCACATCCTGTCTTCGCGCTGGCGCGCCCTGCGCGACCGCTTCAGCCGCGATTTCCTGCGCAGCACCTTGCGCATCGGCGTGTCGGCACGCATCTACCATCCCGAACCGGGCGCCACCGGGCTGCGCAGCAAGAACCTGCAGTATCTCGAAGAATCGATCGCCCAGTGGGTGATGTCGCGCGACGTGCTGGTGTTCATGATTCCGACGGTGAACGCCAATGGCCTGCTCCACCCCAGCAACATCACGCTGCGCCACTATGCGCGCCACCTGGACGGCCTGGTGCTGCAGGGCGGTGCCGACGTGTCGCCGCACACCTATTCCGAAACGCCCACGCGCCCCGAGTGGAATGGCGACCGCGCGCGCGACGTGTACGAACTCGAACTCCTGCACGAATTCGTCGAGGCCGGCAAACCCGTGCTGGGCGTCTGCCGCGGCTGCCAGCTGATCAATGTTGCCTTCGGCGGTTCGCTCTACCAGGATGTGGCGACCAATGTACCGGAAGCCATGGCCCACGTGCACACCGACTACGACGCCCACCGCCATGCCATCGAATTCCCGCCCGGCTCCTCGCTGGCGCGCATGTTCCCCCGCGCCGGGCGGCCGATCGTCAACTCGATCCACCACCAGGCCGTGAAAGAACTCGGGCGCGATATACGGGTCGAGGCGGTGTCGCATCCGGACGGCATCGTCGAGGCGATCCGCTACCAGCGGGCCAAGTTCGTGATGGGGCTGCAGTGGCACCCGGAATTCCACCGCGCCGGCGGCACCGACCTGCTCGACTGCACGCCCGTGCTCGACGAGTTCCTGCGCGCGGCGCGCGAGACGCGGCTCTAG
- a CDS encoding IgA Peptidase M64, producing MPRFFPRLLLAVCLFMGGLAHAAQPATVRVDYAHSGNALGDSYALEQVAIEPLPWPGDTTRSLDNTNRGQNRVEVADAKTGDLLYSRDFSTIFGEWRTTDEANKISRSFQESVRFPKPDRPVRVRILKRDERNAFSVAWSIEIDTDAPDVVRKQPAVVAKPIPVHVSGPSPQKVDLLILGDGYTAREMAKFEADARRLAKHLFSVSPFKERANDFNVWALAVPTEASGVSRPSTGVHHASNLGTRYDIFGSERYVLALDNRALRNIAQHAPYEFIEILVNNETYGGGGIFGQFSTAAAGNAWANYLFVHEFGHHFAGLADEYYTSPVAYAASSTRMEPWEPNVTALRDPAQLKWKRHVQAGTPLPTPWPKAQYEERSRAYQKRRAALREQNRPESEMDALFREDLAATRALFDRQPHRHAIGAFEGANYEASGYYRPAMQCIMFDRSEAFCPVCADGILDIIDLYAGPAKR from the coding sequence ATGCCCCGCTTCTTTCCGCGCCTGCTTCTTGCTGTCTGCCTTTTCATGGGCGGCCTTGCCCACGCCGCGCAACCGGCCACCGTGCGCGTCGATTACGCCCACAGCGGCAATGCCCTCGGCGACAGCTATGCGCTGGAACAGGTCGCGATCGAGCCGCTGCCCTGGCCAGGCGACACCACGCGCAGCCTGGACAACACGAACCGCGGCCAGAACCGGGTCGAAGTGGCCGATGCGAAGACGGGCGACCTGCTCTATTCGCGCGATTTTTCCACCATCTTCGGCGAGTGGCGCACGACCGACGAGGCCAATAAAATCAGCCGCAGCTTCCAGGAATCGGTGCGCTTTCCCAAGCCCGACCGCCCGGTGCGCGTGCGCATTCTCAAGCGCGACGAGCGCAATGCGTTTTCGGTGGCCTGGAGTATCGAGATCGATACCGATGCGCCGGATGTGGTGAGGAAGCAGCCGGCGGTAGTGGCGAAGCCGATTCCCGTGCACGTCAGCGGACCGTCGCCGCAGAAAGTCGACCTGCTGATCCTCGGCGACGGCTACACCGCCAGGGAAATGGCGAAGTTCGAGGCGGATGCGCGCCGCCTGGCGAAGCACCTGTTCTCGGTCTCGCCCTTCAAGGAGCGCGCCAACGACTTCAACGTCTGGGCGCTGGCCGTGCCGACCGAAGCGTCGGGCGTGTCGCGCCCCTCGACGGGCGTGCACCATGCCTCAAACCTGGGCACCCGCTACGACATTTTTGGCAGCGAACGCTATGTGCTGGCGCTGGACAACCGGGCGCTACGCAACATCGCCCAGCACGCGCCCTACGAATTCATCGAAATCCTGGTCAACAACGAAACCTATGGCGGCGGCGGCATCTTCGGCCAGTTCAGCACGGCCGCCGCCGGCAATGCCTGGGCCAACTATTTGTTCGTGCACGAGTTCGGCCACCACTTTGCCGGCCTGGCCGACGAGTACTACACCTCGCCCGTGGCCTATGCCGCCAGCAGCACGCGCATGGAACCCTGGGAGCCGAACGTGACGGCGCTGCGCGACCCGGCCCAGCTGAAGTGGAAGCGCCACGTGCAGGCCGGGACGCCCCTGCCGACGCCGTGGCCGAAAGCCCAGTACGAGGAGCGCTCGCGGGCCTACCAGAAACGGCGCGCCGCGCTGCGCGAACAGAACCGGCCCGAAAGCGAGATGGATGCGCTGTTCCGCGAAGACCTGGCCGCCACCCGCGCCCTGTTCGACCGGCAGCCCCATCGCCATGCCATCGGCGCCTTCGAAGGCGCGAACTACGAAGCCAGCGGCTACTACCGCCCGGCGATGCAATGCATCATGTTCGATCGCAGCGAGGCATTCTGCCCGGTCTGCGCGGACGGGATCCTCGACATCATCGACCTGTACGCCGGTCCAGCCAAACGCTGA